In Holophagales bacterium, one DNA window encodes the following:
- a CDS encoding very short patch repair endonuclease has protein sequence MRRLLWQAGCRYRKDVGTLPGRPDIVFTRARVVVFCDGDFWHGKDWPARHEKLRSGSNADYWIAKVRRNIERDRQQEAQLRADGWTVLRFWESEILADATGVVTQVLRAVGPARGT, from the coding sequence TTGCGCCGCCTCCTTTGGCAGGCGGGTTGTCGCTACCGCAAGGACGTAGGGACACTGCCCGGACGACCAGACATCGTGTTTACACGGGCTCGTGTCGTGGTCTTCTGCGACGGCGACTTCTGGCATGGCAAGGACTGGCCGGCACGCCATGAGAAGCTTCGTTCTGGATCGAATGCCGACTATTGGATCGCCAAGGTCCGCCGCAACATTGAACGCGATCGACAGCAGGAGGCGCAGCTTCGAGCGGATGGTTGGACTGTCCTACGCTTCTGGGAGTCCGAAATCCTGGCCGACGCCACCGGTGTAGTGACCCAGGTTCTCAGAGCAGTAGGACCCGCGAGAGGCACTTGA
- a CDS encoding helix-turn-helix domain-containing protein translates to MPKRSELSGEERVQVVLSLLRKEEPVAALSRRYRVSEQTLYRWRDEFVSGGRERLSKGSKDSGEESRRIAEMEQELARRAQAIGELTIANGILRKLPRYPR, encoded by the coding sequence ATGCCGAAGCGGAGCGAGTTGTCCGGCGAGGAGCGGGTGCAGGTGGTGCTGTCGCTGCTGCGCAAGGAGGAGCCGGTCGCGGCGTTGTCTCGCCGGTACCGGGTGAGCGAGCAGACGCTGTACCGGTGGCGTGACGAGTTCGTGTCGGGTGGTCGAGAGCGGCTGTCGAAAGGCTCGAAGGACTCAGGTGAGGAGAGCCGCCGCATCGCGGAGATGGAGCAAGAGCTGGCTCGTCGGGCGCAGGCGATCGGTGAGCTGACGATCGCCAACGGCATTCTCCGAAAACTACCGCGGTACCCCCGCTGA
- a CDS encoding RHS repeat protein encodes MRSLRPQQALVQTTRFEIDALNRVTRIVDPPAAGTSRRFTYDAIGNVVEEVDRRGIATRTSVDRENRPTARTRAGLELERVEYDEAGNRLFVTDANGNTTGFLWDERNLLLQENRPLAAITRHVLDDVGDRVETVDPEGHRSHFAYDLRRRQTSATNGAGERTSFCYDGVGNRTGMRRPKSAASGDPCVPGPGGWSYRYDGAHRLSGVTDPLGHETTYGYDGNGNRTVQRDANGHTTSFVYDALDRLASKTYPDAAVETYGYDPNGNRTTLVDAKGQPFAFTYDALDRLTTETLPNPSPPTGDELTSRVTTHDANGNVTSVAEQYSSSGAALVTTSYDDFDRPLATTNRYGETTTLTYDANGNRRSVRDSDGQVTSYAYDALNRLVSQTGAGGVTTSEYFKSSLLKTRTYPNGASATHGYDAANRLTRLDNRQNSALVASWAYAYDANGNRTEQVETNGGAPETTSYTYDAADRLIEVAYPEKTVSTTLDPVGNRLTEVTTDASHTTTSAKTYAYDIRDRLLSTVDSVAPANNATFTWDANGNQTGKSEGGVQHGFLFDALDRLIEVQRNGLLLERYTFDPSGYRIRKAGPDGIFRYVRDDGAILQQTDDAGTTLVRYEWGGDRLVAMHPATGQRSFSLFDGLGSLTAWSQTDGSLSLRRSFDAWGNLRHSTGTTLAPFAFTGHELDAATGLTYAKARFLDTEVGRFLSEDPILGEANTPPSLHRYLYAYGNPTFYTDPLGLYSWNEFKQDVAFAVDVYVETQKGMWDPRNAGKNAQRALGGAIGAGKFVGETVASGASLALDTGLVAAVVPGARQRNVDRLKALENFVSHPVQTVVSAHEQAIARIEEHEAKGEYIKSGIVGGELGASDAAAVIGGAEAGVAVARGAARLATRALSVDFAGVEVGLGEGAVGAVEDLAPKFEPPVGASQAVRVRGVGIGESATGAVEVAEVQVTRGVSAEVSAGVGGAAPVRAGQFGESVGTRVSGLPKNTRRIPSASGKREYRIPDHMDEAERFIQEDKAVGSQYLSSQLLDYKAHVLRAGGAGRVQILIDETAEITRSLLREHLNPGSPIKLKADKLRSPRK; translated from the coding sequence TTGCGCAGCCTTCGGCCGCAGCAGGCATTGGTGCAGACGACGCGCTTCGAGATCGACGCACTGAACCGGGTGACGCGGATCGTCGACCCGCCGGCGGCAGGGACGTCGCGTCGGTTCACCTACGATGCGATCGGCAACGTGGTCGAGGAGGTCGACCGTCGCGGGATCGCGACCCGGACGAGCGTCGACCGGGAGAACCGTCCGACGGCAAGGACCCGCGCCGGCCTCGAGCTCGAGCGGGTGGAGTACGACGAGGCGGGCAACCGCCTCTTCGTCACCGACGCCAACGGCAACACCACCGGCTTCCTCTGGGACGAGCGCAACCTCCTGCTACAGGAGAACCGGCCGCTCGCGGCGATCACCCGGCACGTCCTCGACGACGTGGGTGACCGCGTCGAGACGGTCGACCCGGAAGGGCACCGGTCGCACTTCGCCTACGACCTGCGCCGGCGGCAGACGAGCGCCACGAATGGCGCCGGCGAGCGGACGAGCTTCTGCTACGACGGCGTCGGCAACCGGACGGGGATGCGGCGCCCGAAGAGCGCGGCGAGCGGCGATCCGTGCGTGCCCGGCCCGGGTGGCTGGAGCTACCGGTACGACGGTGCCCACCGCCTGAGCGGGGTGACGGACCCGCTAGGCCACGAGACGACGTACGGCTACGACGGCAACGGCAACCGCACCGTTCAACGCGACGCCAACGGCCATACGACGAGCTTCGTCTACGACGCGCTCGATCGTCTGGCGAGCAAGACCTACCCCGACGCGGCGGTCGAGACCTACGGCTACGACCCGAACGGCAATCGCACGACGCTCGTCGATGCGAAGGGGCAGCCCTTCGCTTTCACCTACGACGCGCTCGATCGGCTGACGACCGAGACGCTGCCGAATCCGTCGCCACCGACGGGCGACGAGCTGACGAGCCGGGTCACCACGCACGACGCCAACGGCAACGTCACGAGCGTCGCCGAGCAGTACTCGAGCTCCGGCGCGGCGCTCGTGACGACGAGCTACGACGACTTCGACCGTCCGCTCGCGACGACGAACCGCTACGGCGAGACGACGACGCTCACCTACGACGCCAACGGCAACCGCCGGAGCGTGCGGGACTCCGACGGACAGGTGACGAGCTACGCCTACGACGCGCTCAACCGCCTCGTCTCGCAGACCGGGGCGGGCGGGGTGACGACGTCGGAGTACTTCAAGAGCTCGCTGCTGAAGACGCGGACCTACCCGAACGGCGCGAGCGCGACGCACGGCTACGACGCGGCGAATCGCCTGACCCGCCTCGACAACCGCCAGAACAGCGCGCTCGTCGCCTCGTGGGCCTACGCCTACGACGCCAACGGCAACCGCACCGAGCAGGTCGAGACCAACGGCGGCGCGCCGGAGACGACGAGCTACACGTACGACGCGGCGGATCGATTGATCGAGGTGGCTTACCCGGAGAAGACGGTCTCCACGACGCTCGACCCGGTCGGCAACCGGCTGACCGAGGTGACGACCGACGCGAGCCACACGACGACGAGCGCGAAGACGTACGCCTACGACATCCGGGATCGCCTGCTCTCGACCGTCGACAGCGTTGCGCCGGCGAACAACGCCACCTTCACCTGGGACGCCAACGGCAACCAGACGGGCAAGAGCGAAGGCGGCGTCCAGCACGGCTTCCTCTTCGACGCGCTCGATCGCCTGATCGAAGTCCAACGCAACGGACTGCTCCTCGAGCGCTACACCTTCGACCCGTCCGGGTACCGGATCCGCAAGGCGGGTCCGGACGGGATCTTCCGCTACGTCCGCGACGACGGAGCGATCCTGCAGCAGACCGACGACGCCGGGACGACGCTGGTGCGCTACGAGTGGGGCGGCGACCGCCTGGTGGCGATGCACCCGGCAACCGGCCAGCGAAGCTTCTCCCTCTTCGACGGCCTGGGCTCGCTGACCGCCTGGAGCCAGACCGACGGCTCCCTCTCCCTCCGCCGCAGCTTCGACGCCTGGGGCAACCTCCGCCACTCGACCGGCACCACCCTCGCGCCCTTCGCCTTCACCGGCCACGAGCTCGACGCGGCGACCGGGCTGACTTACGCCAAGGCGCGCTTCCTCGACACGGAGGTGGGGAGGTTTCTCAGCGAGGACCCGATCCTCGGCGAGGCGAACACGCCGCCCTCGCTGCACCGGTATCTCTACGCGTACGGGAATCCGACCTTCTACACGGATCCGCTTGGGCTCTATAGCTGGAACGAGTTCAAGCAGGACGTGGCGTTCGCCGTGGATGTCTACGTCGAAACGCAGAAAGGCATGTGGGATCCGCGCAACGCGGGCAAGAACGCCCAGCGAGCGCTCGGCGGAGCCATCGGCGCCGGGAAGTTCGTGGGCGAGACTGTGGCGAGCGGAGCGAGCCTGGCCCTCGACACCGGGCTCGTGGCAGCAGTCGTGCCAGGCGCTCGCCAGCGAAACGTCGACCGGCTCAAAGCACTCGAAAACTTCGTCTCCCACCCAGTGCAGACGGTCGTCAGCGCCCACGAGCAGGCGATCGCCCGGATCGAAGAACACGAGGCTAAAGGCGAGTACATCAAGTCCGGCATCGTGGGCGGCGAGCTCGGAGCCTCGGACGCGGCGGCGGTGATCGGTGGCGCCGAAGCGGGCGTGGCGGTGGCGCGAGGCGCTGCCCGGCTCGCGACGCGTGCTCTTTCGGTCGATTTCGCTGGGGTCGAAGTCGGCCTTGGAGAGGGGGCCGTGGGCGCGGTCGAGGACCTGGCGCCGAAATTCGAGCCACCGGTGGGTGCCTCTCAAGCGGTCAGGGTGAGGGGCGTCGGGATCGGCGAAAGCGCGACGGGAGCCGTCGAAGTGGCGGAGGTGCAGGTCACGCGCGGCGTGTCGGCTGAGGTGAGTGCTGGTGTGGGTGGAGCCGCGCCCGTCCGAGCCGGTCAGTTCGGGGAGAGTGTCGGGACGCGTGTCTCTGGATTGCCGAAGAATACACGTCGTATCCCCAGTGCAAGTGGCAAGCGCGAGTATCGTATCCCTGACCACATGGACGAAGCTGAGCGGTTCATCCAGGAAGACAAGGCTGTCGGATCGCAGTACCTGTCCAGCCAACTCTTGGACTACAAGGCTCATGTTCTGCGCGCCGGAGGAGCTGGGCGCGTTCAGATTCTGATCGATGAAACGGCTGAGATAACGAGATCTCTACTTCGGGAACACCTAAACCCGGGAAGCCCGATCAAGCTGAAGGCCGATAAGCTACGCTCACCCAGGAAATAG
- a CDS encoding tyrosine-type recombinase/integrase — MAPRPWGRRRALSHVRDSKTTLGRLGDRTLGWHVTLAPHSSREPIAGSVRATTSTICAQRTNQRAVREVGTANPASFHTLGQSLATHLLEAGYDISNVWELFGHRDVSTALIQTHVLDRGSPDVRKPGDGLNRCGSIRSYTPRLTSARQLPRLTASNPVIGLPAPRVALRPPALHGKKRHGRRPTQEAGWGRIQS, encoded by the coding sequence GTGGCACCTCGTCCCTGGGGAAGGCGGAGAGCCCTGAGTCATGTCCGAGATTCCAAGACGACGCTAGGCCGCCTCGGCGATCGGACACTCGGGTGGCACGTCACCCTTGCACCGCACTCTTCGCGGGAGCCGATCGCCGGCAGCGTCCGCGCCACCACCTCCACGATTTGCGCGCAGCGTACGAACCAACGCGCGGTGCGAGAGGTTGGGACCGCCAACCCGGCCTCGTTCCACACCCTGGGACAGAGCTTGGCAACCCACCTACTCGAGGCCGGCTACGACATCAGCAATGTCTGGGAGCTGTTCGGCCACCGCGACGTCAGCACCGCGCTAATCCAGACCCACGTCCTCGACCGCGGCAGCCCTGACGTGCGCAAACCCGGCGATGGCCTCAACCGCTGCGGTTCTATCCGGAGCTACACGCCACGCTTGACATCCGCCAGACAGCTTCCTAGACTGACCGCAAGTAATCCAGTCATTGGACTTCCCGCCCCGCGCGTCGCCCTCCGCCCGCCGGCGCTACACGGCAAGAAGCGCCATGGTCGCCGACCCACGCAGGAGGCGGGATGGGGCCGAATACAGAGTTAG
- a CDS encoding RHS repeat protein, with protein sequence MSETDRRGQTTRFEIDALNRVTRIVDPPAAGTSRRFTYDAIGNVVEEVDRRGIATRTSVDRENRPTARTRAGVELERVEYDEAGNRLFVTDANGNTTGFLWDERNLLLQENRPFAAITRHVLDDVGDRVETVDPEGHRSHFAYDLRRRQTSATNGAGERTSFCYDGVGNRTGMRRPKSSASGDPCVPGPGGWSYRYDGAHRLSGVTDPLGHETTYGYDGNGNRTVQRDANGHTTSFVYDALDRLASKTYPDAAVESYGYDENGNRTTLVDPKGQPFAFTYDALDRLTTETLPNPSPPTGDELTSRVTTHDANGNITSVAEQYSSSGAALVTTSYDDFDRPLTTTNRYGEMTTLTYDANGNRRSVRDSDGQVTSYAYDALNRLVSQTGAGGVTTSEYFKSSLLKTRTYPNGASATHGYDAANRLTRLDNRQNSALVASWAYAYDANGNRTEQVETNGGAPETTSYAYDAADRLLEVAYPEKTVTTTLDPVGNRLSEVTTDASHAPTSSKTYVYDIRDRLLSIVDSVAPANNATFTWDANGNQTGKSAGGVQHGFLFDALDRLVEVQRNGLLLERYTFDPSGYRIRKAGPDGIFRYVRDDGAILQQTDDAGTTLVRYEWGGDRLVAMHPATGQRSFSLFDGLGSLTAWSQTDGSLSLRRSFDAWGNLRHSTGTTLAPFAFTGHELDAATGLTYAKARFLDTEVGRFLSEDPILGEANTPPSLHRYLYAYGNPTFYTDPLGLYSWNEFKRDAAFAVDVYVETQKGIWDPRNAGKNAQRALGGALGVGKFVGETVASGASMALDTGLGAAVVPGARERNTARLKALADFVAHPVETVVSAHEQAIARIEEHEAKGEYIKSGIAGGELGASDAAAVIGGVETGAAVARGAARLATGALSVDLAGVEVGLGEGAVGAVEDLAPKFQPPKFEPPARSGLSPSALEIDLAEASDGGVIGLPKAERRLLARARDVAPSPSTRAGGTSPHPADPNVPGGPENYRGRFQAGLEAEGLPRLPGDWDVHHSVPQQLRGDSRLQGLDLDSPTQGRGVSGYRQPGSSTNVHTLLDQEWKRYLRGHPNATGVELLEFRDYTDWRFGHTYWENIHRVRNGGKP encoded by the coding sequence GTGAGCGAGACGGACCGTCGCGGGCAGACGACGCGATTCGAGATCGACGCACTGAACCGGGTGACGCGGATCGTCGACCCGCCGGCGGCGGGGACGTCGCGTCGGTTCACCTACGATGCGATCGGCAACGTGGTCGAGGAGGTCGACCGTCGCGGGATCGCGACGCGGACGAGCGTCGACCGGGAGAACCGTCCGACGGCAAGGACCCGCGCCGGGGTCGAGCTCGAGCGGGTGGAGTACGACGAGGCGGGCAACCGCCTCTTCGTCACCGACGCCAACGGCAACACCACCGGCTTCCTCTGGGACGAGCGCAACCTCCTGCTGCAAGAGAACCGGCCGTTCGCGGCGATCACCCGGCACGTCCTCGACGACGTGGGTGACCGCGTCGAGACGGTCGACCCGGAGGGGCACCGGTCGCACTTCGCCTACGACCTGCGCCGGCGGCAGACGAGCGCCACGAACGGCGCCGGCGAGCGGACGAGCTTCTGCTACGACGGCGTCGGCAACCGGACGGGGATGCGGCGCCCGAAGAGCTCGGCGAGCGGCGATCCGTGCGTGCCCGGCCCGGGTGGCTGGAGCTACCGCTACGACGGTGCCCACCGCCTGAGCGGGGTGACGGACCCGCTGGGCCACGAGACGACGTACGGCTACGACGGCAACGGCAACCGCACCGTTCAACGCGACGCCAACGGCCATACGACGAGCTTCGTCTACGACGCGCTCGATCGTCTGGCGAGCAAGACCTACCCCGACGCGGCGGTCGAGAGCTACGGCTACGACGAGAACGGCAATCGCACGACGCTCGTCGACCCGAAGGGGCAGCCCTTCGCCTTCACCTACGACGCGCTCGATCGGCTGACGACCGAGACGCTGCCGAATCCGTCGCCACCGACGGGCGACGAGCTGACGAGCCGGGTCACCACGCACGACGCCAACGGCAACATCACGAGCGTCGCCGAGCAGTACTCGAGCTCCGGTGCGGCGCTCGTGACGACGAGCTACGACGACTTCGACCGTCCGCTCACGACGACGAACCGCTACGGCGAGATGACGACGCTCACCTACGACGCCAACGGCAACCGCCGGAGCGTGCGGGACTCCGACGGGCAGGTGACGAGCTACGCCTACGACGCGCTCAACCGCCTCGTCTCGCAGACCGGGGCGGGCGGGGTGACGACGTCGGAGTACTTCAAGAGCTCGCTGCTGAAGACGCGGACCTACCCGAACGGCGCGAGCGCGACGCACGGCTACGACGCGGCGAATCGCCTGACCCGCCTCGACAACCGGCAGAACAGCGCGCTCGTCGCCTCGTGGGCCTACGCCTACGACGCCAACGGCAACCGCACCGAGCAGGTCGAGACGAACGGCGGCGCGCCGGAGACGACGAGCTACGCCTACGACGCCGCCGATCGCCTGCTCGAGGTGGCGTACCCGGAGAAGACCGTCACCACGACGCTCGATCCGGTCGGCAACCGTCTGAGCGAGGTGACGACCGACGCGAGCCACGCGCCGACGAGCTCGAAGACGTACGTCTACGACATCCGGGATCGCCTGCTCTCGATCGTCGACAGCGTCGCCCCGGCGAACAACGCCACGTTCACCTGGGACGCCAACGGCAACCAGACCGGCAAGAGCGCAGGCGGCGTCCAGCACGGCTTCCTCTTCGACGCGCTCGATCGCCTGGTCGAAGTCCAGCGCAACGGGCTGCTCCTCGAGCGCTACACCTTCGACCCGTCCGGCTACCGGATCCGCAAGGCGGGCCCGGATGGGATCTTCCGCTACGTCCGCGACGACGGGGCGATCCTCCAGCAGACCGACGACGCCGGGACGACGCTGGTGCGCTACGAGTGGGGCGGCGACCGGCTGGTGGCGATGCACCCGGCAACGGGCCAGCGAAGCTTCTCCCTCTTCGACGGCCTGGGCTCGCTGACCGCCTGGAGCCAGACCGACGGCTCCCTCTCCCTCCGCCGCAGCTTCGACGCCTGGGGCAACCTCCGCCACTCGACCGGCACCACCCTCGCGCCCTTCGCCTTCACCGGCCACGAGCTCGACGCAGCCACCGGGCTGACCTACGCCAAGGCGCGCTTCCTCGACACGGAGGTGGGGAGGTTTCTCAGCGAGGACCCGATCCTCGGCGAGGCGAACACGCCGCCCTCGCTGCACAGGTATCTCTACGCGTACGGGAATCCGACCTTCTACACGGATCCGCTCGGGCTCTACAGCTGGAACGAATTCAAGCGCGACGCGGCGTTTGCCGTGGACGTCTACGTCGAAACGCAGAAGGGCATCTGGGACCCCAGGAACGCGGGAAAGAACGCGCAGCGAGCGCTTGGCGGCGCCCTCGGCGTCGGGAAGTTCGTCGGCGAGACCGTGGCGAGCGGAGCGAGCATGGCCCTCGACACCGGGCTCGGAGCAGCGGTCGTGCCGGGCGCTCGAGAGCGAAACACCGCCCGGCTCAAGGCCCTTGCGGACTTTGTAGCCCACCCCGTCGAGACGGTCGTCAGCGCCCACGAGCAGGCGATCGCACGGATCGAAGAACACGAGGCGAAGGGCGAGTACATCAAGTCCGGCATCGCGGGCGGCGAGCTCGGAGCCTCGGACGCGGCGGCGGTGATCGGAGGCGTCGAGACGGGCGCGGCGGTGGCGCGGGGCGCTGCCCGGCTCGCGACGGGTGCTCTGTCGGTCGATCTCGCTGGGGTCGAAGTCGGCCTAGGCGAAGGAGCCGTGGGCGCGGTCGAGGACCTGGCGCCGAAATTCCAGCCGCCGAAGTTCGAGCCACCAGCTAGGTCCGGCCTCTCGCCGTCCGCACTGGAGATCGACCTAGCTGAGGCCTCGGACGGCGGAGTGATCGGCCTTCCTAAGGCGGAGCGTCGCTTGCTCGCCAGAGCACGAGACGTCGCACCTTCTCCTTCAACGAGGGCCGGCGGTACGTCCCCTCACCCTGCTGATCCGAATGTTCCAGGTGGGCCCGAGAACTACCGGGGCCGCTTCCAGGCCGGGCTCGAGGCTGAGGGCCTTCCCCGTCTCCCAGGAGATTGGGATGTTCACCATTCAGTTCCTCAGCAACTCAGGGGAGACTCCCGCTTGCAGGGACTCGACCTGGATAGTCCAACACAGGGTCGTGGCGTCTCGGGTTACCGCCAGCCAGGTTCGTCGACAAACGTCCATACCCTGCTCGACCAGGAATGGAAACGGTACCTTCGGGGCCACCCGAACGCCACAGGAGTCGAGCTTCTCGAGTTTCGGGACTATACGGATTGGCGCTTCGGTCATACTTACTGGGAGAACATTCACAGAGTCCGGAATGGGGGCAAGCCCTAG
- a CDS encoding DNA cytosine methyltransferase → MPRLISLYTGAGGLDLGFEAAGFTTAVAIEMDREAVATLRANRSWPVLDRDIHTIPSAEILSSGRLAEGEADALIGGPPCQPFSKAGYWASGDTLRLDDPRSGTLGAYLRVLRDTLPRTFLLENVPGLAYRKKSEGLDLLERGIRRINRERGTEYAVTVAKLNAADYGVPQLRERVFVIGARDGAEFAFPQPTHGEGETLPGVLNPYATAWDALGDLDDEDRTELRARGKWAPLLPSIPEGENYLWHTERGGGLPLFGWRRRYWSFLLKLAKDRPAWTIQAQPGPAIGPFHWTNRRLSARELCRIQTMPDDYNVLGTVQSVQRQVGNAVPSALAELLARSIRRQLLGQRVDSRATLLPAPRRPIPAPERVRPVPRAFRDLVGEHEAHPGTGLGYAAQQRGRQAEETGRGEPPLLRLPLAASGI, encoded by the coding sequence ATGCCCAGGTTGATCAGTCTCTACACCGGCGCAGGAGGCCTCGATCTGGGTTTCGAAGCCGCGGGCTTCACGACCGCAGTGGCGATCGAGATGGATCGCGAAGCGGTCGCCACGCTTCGTGCCAACCGCAGCTGGCCCGTTCTCGACCGCGACATCCACACGATTCCCTCGGCCGAGATCCTCAGCTCGGGAAGACTGGCAGAGGGTGAAGCCGACGCATTGATCGGCGGTCCGCCCTGCCAGCCGTTCTCGAAGGCTGGCTACTGGGCATCGGGCGACACGCTGCGGCTCGATGACCCCCGCTCGGGTACACTCGGCGCCTACCTGCGCGTCCTGCGCGATACGCTGCCTCGGACCTTCCTTCTCGAAAACGTACCTGGCCTCGCCTACCGCAAGAAGAGCGAGGGGCTTGATCTACTCGAGCGCGGCATCCGCAGGATCAATCGCGAGCGCGGGACTGAGTACGCGGTCACGGTTGCCAAGCTCAACGCCGCAGACTACGGCGTTCCCCAGCTGCGCGAGCGAGTCTTCGTGATCGGCGCGCGCGACGGAGCCGAGTTTGCCTTCCCGCAGCCTACCCACGGTGAAGGCGAGACGCTGCCTGGCGTGCTCAATCCGTACGCCACCGCCTGGGATGCCTTGGGCGATCTCGACGACGAGGACCGGACCGAGCTACGGGCTCGTGGCAAGTGGGCACCGCTCCTGCCCTCCATCCCCGAAGGGGAAAACTACCTTTGGCACACCGAACGCGGAGGCGGCTTGCCCCTGTTCGGCTGGCGGCGCCGCTACTGGAGCTTTCTCTTGAAGCTCGCCAAGGACCGTCCGGCATGGACGATCCAGGCTCAGCCCGGGCCGGCAATCGGGCCGTTTCACTGGACAAATCGCCGGCTCTCGGCCCGTGAGCTTTGCCGTATCCAGACAATGCCTGACGATTACAACGTGCTGGGAACCGTGCAGTCGGTGCAGCGCCAAGTTGGCAATGCTGTGCCATCCGCTCTTGCAGAGCTTCTCGCGCGATCCATCCGGCGCCAGCTCCTCGGCCAGCGTGTGGACTCGCGCGCCACGCTGCTACCGGCTCCACGTCGCCCGATTCCTGCTCCCGAGCGTGTACGCCCCGTACCGCGCGCCTTCCGCGACCTAGTCGGCGAGCACGAGGCTCACCCCGGCACGGGTCTGGGCTACGCCGCGCAGCAGAGAGGCAGACAGGCCGAAGAGACCGGACGAGGTGAGCCGCCCCTCCTCCGACTGCCGCTCGCTGCGAGCGGGATCTAA
- a CDS encoding transposase family protein → MVRNEVSSHSPARLKAVVSAVGWPLSSFFRRSSAERRRPGPAPRPLNRDLYDAVRDVALAFPWWGYKRLAVVCRRRQLDVSNRFVYRVLKAEGLLCRPLPRSAELYQAARLFELLPRQANDLWQADVTYVHVPGHGWWYAVTVIDYFSRYLLALHLSPSHDAVAVTTALDQAKAEAERLHGPLSKPPILVTDNGSTFLAKRFRRHINGVLSHVRTRYRTPQQLGLLERFHQTLKDEEVHWHLYASPADAREKLAAFRRRYNEVRPHWALMPLEGGDPVTPVDVYAGGVEVGIPTWQGWAKAAKEKLDELMTIDAERGAAA, encoded by the coding sequence ATGGTACGCAACGAGGTCTCCTCGCATTCGCCAGCGCGGCTGAAGGCAGTGGTCTCGGCGGTGGGCTGGCCGTTATCGAGCTTCTTTCGCCGCTCGAGCGCGGAGCGTCGACGTCCTGGTCCAGCGCCGAGGCCGCTGAATCGTGATCTCTACGACGCGGTGAGGGATGTGGCGTTGGCTTTCCCCTGGTGGGGCTACAAGCGCTTGGCGGTGGTTTGTCGTCGCCGACAGCTCGATGTCTCGAACCGCTTCGTGTATCGCGTGCTGAAGGCCGAGGGTCTGTTGTGTCGTCCGCTGCCGCGCTCGGCGGAGCTGTACCAGGCTGCGCGCCTGTTCGAGCTGTTGCCGCGGCAAGCGAACGACCTGTGGCAGGCGGACGTGACGTACGTGCACGTGCCAGGCCACGGCTGGTGGTACGCGGTGACGGTGATCGACTACTTCAGCCGCTACCTGTTGGCGCTTCATCTGTCGCCGAGCCACGACGCGGTAGCGGTGACGACGGCACTCGATCAGGCCAAGGCCGAAGCGGAGAGACTGCACGGGCCGCTGTCGAAGCCGCCGATTCTGGTGACGGACAACGGATCGACGTTTCTGGCGAAGCGATTCCGTCGCCACATCAACGGCGTCCTGAGTCATGTGCGCACGCGCTATCGGACGCCTCAGCAGCTGGGTCTGCTCGAGCGATTCCACCAGACGCTGAAGGACGAAGAGGTGCACTGGCATCTCTACGCCTCACCGGCTGACGCCCGCGAGAAGCTCGCAGCCTTCCGGCGGCGGTACAACGAAGTGAGGCCGCACTGGGCGCTGATGCCGCTCGAGGGAGGTGATCCCGTAACGCCGGTCGACGTCTATGCCGGTGGTGTCGAAGTCGGGATCCCCACTTGGCAGGGCTGGGCGAAAGCCGCCAAAGAGAAGCTCGACGAGCTGATGACCATCGATGCAGAGCGTGGAGCCGCCGCCTGA